A genomic stretch from Vanrija pseudolonga chromosome 6, complete sequence includes:
- the TMP1 gene encoding Thymidylate synthase, whose product MTTDTLPKAAAVTERANPEHEEYQYLDVIARIIATGQPRPDRTGTGTLALFAPPSLRFSLANNALPLLTTKRVFTRGVIEELLWFVAGCTDGNVLASKGVHIWAGNGSREFLDKVGLGHRREGDLGPVYGFQWRHFGAPYGTCEDDYTGKGVDQLAEVIDKIKNNPTDRRIVLSAWNPADLKLMALPPCHMFCQFFVTLPETPDARPKLSCLMYQRSCDLGLGVPFNIASYALLTHMIAFVTGCDAHEFILQMGDAHVYRDHVEPLKTQLERSPRPFPTLRFKRTLEEIGDIDGFTYDDFVVEGYNPLGKIEMKMSA is encoded by the exons ATGACGACAGACACGTTGcccaaggctgctgctgtgacGGAGCGGGCGAACCCCGAGCATG AGGAGTACCAATACCTCGACGTGATCGCGCGCATCATCGCGACGGGCCAGCCGCGCCCCGACCGCACAGGCACGGGCACGTTGGCGCTCTTCGCTCCCCCGTCGCTGCGCTTCAGCCTGGCGAACAACGCCCTGCCGCTGCTCACCACCAAGCGCGTGTTCACGCGCGGCGTgatcgaggagctgctgtGGTTCGTCGCGGGCTGCACGGACGGCAACGTGCTCGCCAGCAAGGGCGTGCACATCTGGGCTGGCAACGGGTCGCGCGAgttcctcgacaaggtcgggCTCGGACaccggcgcgagggcgacctcggGCCAGTGTACGGGTTCCAGTGGCGCCATTTCGGCGCGCCGTACGGCACGTGTGAGGACGACTATACCGGCAAGggcgtcgaccagctcgccgaggtcattGATAAGATCAAGAATAACCCCACCGACAGGCGTATCGTGCTCAGCGCGTGGAACCCGGCTG ACCTCAAGCTCATGGCCCTGCCCCCCTGCCACATGTTCTGCCAGTTCTTCGTGACCCTCCCCGAGACGCCCGACGCCCGCCCCAAGCTCTCGTGCCTCATGTACCAGCGCTCGtgcgacctcggcctcggcgtgccgtTCAACATTGCCTCGTACGCGCTGCTCACGCACATGATTGCGTTTGTGACGGGCTGCGACGCGCACGAGTTTATCCTGCAGATGGGCGATGCGCATGTGTACCGGGATCATGTTGAGCC CCTCAAGacccagctcgagcgcagcCCCCGCCCATTCCCCACTCTGCGGTTCAAGCGCACGCTGGAAGAAATCGGCGACATTGACGGGTTCACATACGACGACTTTGTCGTCGAGGGGTACAACCCGCTCGGCAAGATTGAGATGAAGATGTCGGCGTAG
- the UPC2_1 gene encoding Sterol uptake control protein 2, protein MATISLMSTQAKRSTKHRRIDRLERDKSSAQIPPPGTPQPASQIRFSHRSSPPLLNMPPTQPSDEVRRKGHTRRKDGCLTCRKRRVGCTRERPQCAHCTRLSLKCTWPIESDVNDPNHQPLRRRAGAAPQRSRSRSPPRSSNDEGENKWSAPAFNTSSASVLPLLADVAASAPMAAAARQLHLPPVADLPLTQLPPGLFDFALSAPEDPFGLGTVDLAAFPRDALDAAVAASLNVFSGVPQQPVVPFTPVTAASTTSTPGAGANSPVVLQLEDQPYIAFYLERSSQWAKMRGPHLPNHFLSVFAVSLFFPPLYFGILAWSALSLGLSLPSLDARREQALSYAQAKHEACFLALSSHLASDSTDNIEPVLSAIKVYCQYEIGLGNDPSSIQGLLDLAKYLCVRPSETLAHLTVMGQRMAVLLSSFDVRASMFHRGKAEYTFELAHSLLDTPLADSWHPESMQLLRLNHFSAQCIRLDSTLRDGRERGDTDAVRKLLADGDELFAALKALQDKYDGEALDGISVALDVPTDRPKDMQPTPQLVTLCLLSCLYNMIVIYLCRILGLPPPARAAERIYAVSRNLAALHPDVASTVFHRPLFFAGLEAKDEEMFDWIVNRLGETARAGGGHHVHRTLGLLVRVRELEKEGGTKQDISAVLLREQKKFIM, encoded by the exons ATGGCTACCATCTCGCTCATGAGTA CGCAAGCGAAGCGAAGCACGAAGCATCGGCGCAtcgaccgactcgagcgagACAAGTCCTCCGCCCAAATCCCACCACCAGGCACaccgcagccagccagccaga TTCGTTTCTCCCATCGTTCGTCCCCCCCACTACTTAACATGCCCCCAACACAGCCCA gcgacgaggtgcggcgGAAGGGCCATACGAGGAGGAAGGATG GTTGCCTCACTTGCCGCAAGCGCCGCGTAGGATGTACCCGTGAACGCCCGCAATGCGCGCACTGCACGCGCCTGTCGCTCAAGTGTACCTGGCCCATCGAGTCGGACGTCAACGACCCGAACCACCAGCCGTTACGCCGgagggcgggcgcggcgccgcagcgcagccGGTCGCGTAGCCCGCCGCGGAGCAGTAACGATGAAGGCGAGAACAAGTGgtccgcgccggcgttcaacacgtcctcggcgtcggtgctcCCCTTACTCGCCGAcgtggccgcctcggccccaatggcagcagcggcgcgccagctgcATTTGCCCCCCGTGGCCGACCTGCCACTGACCCAGCTCCCGCCGGGCCTGTTCGACTTTGCGCTCTCGGCCCCTGAGGACCCGTTCGGGCTTGGCACAGTCGACCTGGCCGCGTtcccgcgcgacgcgctcgacgcggccgtggcggcgagcttgaacGTGTTCAGCGGCGTGCCGCAGCAGCCTGTCGTGCCGTTCACGCCTGTGACTgccgcgagcacgacgagcacgccgggcgcgggggcCAACTCGCCTGTCGTgctccagctcgaggaccAGCCGTATATCGCGTTCTATCTCGAGCGGTCGAGTCAGTGGGCCAAGATGAGAGGG CCCCACCTTCCCAACCACTTCCTGTCCGTCTTCGCGGTCTCGCTCTTCTTCCCGCCGCTCTACTTTGGCATCCTCGCCTGGTCGGCGCTCTCCCTCGGCCtgtccctcccctccctgGACGCACGGCGAGAGCAAGCCCTGTCCTACGCGCAGGCCAAGCACGAGGCATGTTTCctcgcgctgtcgtcgcaCCTTGCGTCTGACAGCACGGACAACATTGAACCCGTGCTGAGCGCCATCAAGGTGTACTGCCAGTACGAGATCGGGCTGGGCAACGACCCGTCGAGCATCCAGGGCCTGCTCGATCTGGCCAAGTATCTCTGCGTGCGGCCGTCCGAGACGCTCGCCCACCTCACCGTCATGGGCCAGCGTATGGCCGTGCTCCTGTCTTCGTTCGACGTCCGCGCGAGCATGTTCCACAGAGGCAAGGCAGAGTATACGTTCGAGCTGGCGCACTcgctgctcgacacgccgctcgccgactcgTGGCACCCCGAGTCGATGCAGCTCCTCCGGCTCAACCACTTCAGTGCGCAGTGTATCCGCCTCGACTCGACACTGCGggacggccgcgagcgcggcgataCCGACGCTGTTCGCAAGCtgcttgccgacggcgacgagctgttCGCGGCGCTGAAAGCGCTGCAGGACAAgtacgacggcgaggcgctcgacgggATCtccgtcgcgctcgacgtgccGACCGACCGGCCAAAAGACATgcagccgacgccgcagctcgTGACGCTGTGTCTGCTGTCGTGCTTGTACAACATGATCGTCATCTACCTGTGCCGCATTCTcggcctgccgccgcccgcacgcGCAGCAGAGCGCATCTACGCCGTGTCGCGtaacctcgccgcgctgcacccCGACGTCGCGAGCACAGTGTTCCATCGCCCGCTCTTCTTTGCGGGTCTCGAGGCGAAAGACGAGGAGATG tTTGATTGGATTGTCAatcgcctcggcgagacggcgcgcgcaggcggagGACACCACGTACACCGTaccctcggcctgctggtccgcgtgcgcgagctcgagaaggaaGGAGGGACCAAGCAGGACATCTCGGCCGTCCTCTTGCGCGAGCAAAAGAAGTTTATCATGTAG
- the DIP5_8 gene encoding Dicarboxylic amino acid permease, which produces MAGEKGLATAPHLAASGITPGHDIEAATSHSVVDEKIRDNNDDGNVLSEAEGRLKRGLGQRHLSMIALAGAIDGGFFLSLGGSISTGGPLGALLAYIFIGLVVCSVQFAIGEVSAFMPVTGSFVRHAEILVDPALSFALGWNLVYGNWLSIPSEIVAICVLFQYWTDLNSSVWIVIFMVLTAVVAYSGIRFFGELEFGFALLKIALIVALILYGLITDLGGIKGVERIGFRYWKNPGPFVPYIAEGAWGQFLGFWSVLIYSVFSFSGVESVAMAAAEVQSPRQAIPKAVKRVFVRVTLFYILSVLIIGMIVPSDDPRIAEDAGTAATSPFLIAAQAAGNKVWPSIVNAVVITSAWSSSNQALLAGSRVLYGLAVKRHAPAVFLRTNRYGVPYVAVTTNVLFASLAFMSLSSTALTVFYWLLNVVGCGVLISWSAILINHLRLRAAFRKQRIDPAKLPWYNSWTVFSSSASLALCIILLLTNGFSAFTKGNWSVSTFITAYVDLAVIAVLFVLWKLIRRTKAVRLQDIPLESMLEHIARTPEPPLEKSKGWLRFVSWLWD; this is translated from the exons ATGGCCGGCGAAAAGGGCCTCGCGACGGCACCGCAcctcgcggcgagcggcatcACGCCGGGGCATGATATCGAGGCGGCCACCTCCCACTCGGTCGTGGACGAGAAGATCCGCGAtaacaacgacgacggcaatGTGCTttccgaggccgaggggcgGCTCAAGCGCGGCTTGGGGCAGCGGCACTTGTCAATGATTGCGCTTGCAG GCGCAATCGACGGCGGCTTCTTCCTctccctcggcggcagcatcAGCACCGGcggcccgctcggcgcgctcctaGCGTACATCTTCATCGGTCTCGTCGTGTGCAGCGTGCAGTTCGCGATCGGCGAGGTGTCGGCCTTCATGCCAGTGACGGGCAGCTTTGTGCGGCACGCCGAgatcctcgtcgaccccgcgctgTCGTTCGCGCTCGGCTGGAACCTGGTCTACGGGAACTGGCTGTCGATCCCCTCGGAAATCGTCGCCATCTGCGTGCTGTTCCAGTACTGGACCGACCTCAACTCGAGCGTGTGGATCGTCATCTTCATGGTACTCACCGCGGTCGTCGCGTACTCTGGCATCCGGTTcttcggcgagctcgagttcGGCTTCGCGCTGCTCAAGATCGCGCTGATTGTCGCGCTCATCCTGTACGGGCTGATCACGGACCTCGGCGGGATCAAGGGCGTAGAGCGCATCGGGTTCAGATACTGGAAGAACCCCGGCCCGTTCGTGCCCTACATCGCCGAGGGGGCGTGGGGCCAGTTCCTCGGGTTCTGGAGCGTGCTCATCTACTCCGTCTTCTC CTTCTCCGGCGTCGAGTCCGTCGCCATGGCGGCTGCCGAAGTCCAGTCGCCCCGCCAGGCCATCCCCAAGGCCGTCAAGCGCGTCTTCGTCCGCGTCACCCTCTTCTACATCCTCAGCGTGCTCATCATCGGCATGATCGTGCCGTCCGACGACCCGCGTATCGCCGAAGacgccggcacggcggcgacgtcccCGTTTTTGatcgcggcgcaggcagcaggcaacAAGGTGTGGCCTAGCATTGTCAACGCGGTGGTCATCACCTCGGCGTGGAGCAGCAGTAAccaggcgctgctcgccggcTCGCGTGTCCTCTACGGCCTCGCGGTCAagcgccacgcgccggccgtcTTCCTCCGCACCAACCGCTACGGCGTGCCCTATGTCGCCGTTACGACCAACGTGCTGTTCGCGTCCCTCGCCTTCATGAGCCTGTCCAGCACCGCCTTGACCGTGTTCTACTGGCTGCTCAACGTCGTCGGCTGTGGCGTGCTCATCTCGTGGAGCGCGATTCTCATCAACCACCTCCGCCTGCGTGCTGCTTTCAGGAAGCAGCGGATCGACCCCGCAAAGTTGCCGTGGTACAACAGCTGGACTG TTTTctcgtcctccgcctccctcgccctctgcATCATCCTCCTGCTCACCAAcggcttctcggccttcACAAAGGGCAACTGGTCCGTGTCGACCTTCATCACCGCCtatgtcgacctcgccgtcattGCGGTCCTGTTTGTCCTGTGGAAGCTCATCAGGCGGACAAAGGCCGTCCGTCTCCAGGACATTCCGCTCGAGAGCATGCTCGAGCACATCGCCCGCacacccgagccgccgcttGAAAAGTCCAAGGGGTGGTTGCGCTTCGTGTCGTGGCTTTGGGACTAG
- the SPAC10F6.17c gene encoding Protein phosphatase 2Cc — MLSRTPTHALRAVRLAPHMRAGVRATPVRFSTGNSGNKQSPMTIRRNAIVAGTLLVASAALYYYEWKSMGLAGPEKTEPGFTVTINTSAGVKTWNFQRKPEAELEAMLHEHEETTAVGRKGNPVVKWDTNHVASNEPCEDRSAGDIVPRGQAKGWWVTGDVEGKANHPGHRDLVLLSVIDGHAGDATSQLLSKTLHPTIALYLAGLQAGIVPGRSWYDKLTDVLTWAKVWSPLNVSRVLQTAYVQLDDNICQAPIRQLPSLLAAEDAVEARQKFVALAQPAAAGAVTATAFVDAENDGLYVAVAGDCRAVAGWQVADGSWRCDVLTEDQMGENPREVARMRSEHPSYEADTVIRNGRVQGGLQPTRAFGDAVYKWTSAQSQAVADVFRAEGAKPRASRPWNFTPPYVTARPEVSHRTLHQGEEKLKFLVLATDGLWDRITSEEATLLMAAYIANPKRPDVGKKTLAEEFTVKTTEPRPYPVEDLPGKGKRTDGQWAFEGDENAATHLIRNALGGGDRKLRGELLSLHGKVSRYMRDDMTVNVVFFDDEE; from the exons ATGCTCTCAAGGACTCCGACACACGCTCTGCGCGCtgtgcgcctcgcgccgcatATGCgtgccggcgtgcgcgccacACCTGTGCGGTTCAGCACGGGGAACTCGGGCAACAAACAGTCGCCGATGACGATCAGGCGTAACGCCATCGTGGCCGgcacgctgctcgtcgcgtcggccgcgctgTACTACTACGAGTGGAAGTCCATGGGACTCGCCGGCCCGGAGAAGACGGAGCCCGGGTTCACGGTGACGATCAACACGTCGGCCGGGGTCAAGACGTGGAACTTCCAGCgcaagcccgaggccgagctcgaggccatgctccacgagcacgaggaaaCGACCGCCGTCGGACGCAAGGGGAACCCCGTGGTCAAGTGGGACACGAACCACGTCGCGTCGAATGAGCCCTGCGAGGACcgctcggcgggcgacaTTGTCCCCCGTGGCCAGGCGAAGGGATGGTGGGTAaccggcgacgtcgagggaAAGGCCAACCACCCGGGACACCgcgaccttgtcctcctctCAGTCATTGATGGACACGCTGGTGATGCGACGAGCCAGCTGCTGAGCAAGACGCTCCACCCCACTATCGCGCTCTACCTTGCTGGTCTGCAAGCCGGCATCGTCCCCGGCCGCAGCTGGTACGACAAGCTCACCGACGTGCTGACCTGGGCCAAGGTCTGGAGCCCATTGAACGTGTCGCGGGTGCTTCAGACTGC CTACGTTCAGCTCGATGACAACATCTGTCAGGCGCCTATCCGGCAGCTCCCGTCCCTCcttgcggccgaggacgcggtcgaggcgcgTCAGAAGttcgtcgccctcgcccagcccgccgcggctGGTGCAGTGACCGCTACGGCGTTCGTCGATGCCGAGAACGACGGGTTGTATGTCGCTGTTGCGGGCGACTGCCGTGCCGTGGCGGGGTGGCAGGTGGCCGATGGCAGCTGGCGGTGCGACGTCCTCACTGAGGACCAGATGGGCGAGAACCCGCGGGAAGTGGCGAG gaTGCGCTCCGAGCACCCGTCGTACGAGGCCGACACGGTCATCCGCAACGGGCGTGTGCAGGGTGGCCTGCAGCCGACCCGCGCTTTCGGCGACGCAGTGTACAAGTGGACGTCGGCGCAGAgccaggccgtcgccgacgtgttccgcgccgagggcgccaagCCTCGTGCGTCCCGTCCTTGGAACTTCACCCCGCCGTACGTGACGGCCCGGCCCGAGGTGTCGCACCGGACGCTGCACCAGGGAGAGGAGAAGCTGAAGTTTTTGGTGCTGGCGACGGACGGAT TGTGGGACCGCATCACGTCTGAAGAAGCCACCCTCCTGATGGCAGCATACATTGCCAACCCGAAGCGCCCGGACGTGGGCAAGAAGACGCTGGCTGAGGAGTTCACGGTCAAGACGACCGAGCCGCGTCCCTACCCTGTCGAGGACCTGCCTGGGAAGGGCAAGCGCACCGACGGCCAGTGGGCGTTCGAGGGTGATGAGAACGCTGCCACGCATCTGATCCgcaacgcgctcggcggcggcgaccgcaaGCTGCGTGGCGAGCTTCTCAGCTTGCACGGCAAGGTGTCGCGGTATATGCGCGATGACATGACGGTGAA cGTCGTCTTCTTTGACGACGAAGAGTAG
- the SPAC23C11.01 gene encoding putative protein: MVLSLALAYIGGMATFSQVFLSLPMALDLLGPPSFLLLSLLFTLHHFLYSTLRLLCKNTILAPLIFLLSLLSPVISGACVLLTLYYYLYPPQAGNTAGHILVNVLPYLYASILRWVSPLFTLLEGISTLLVIQVVGRVGKGWADDDEKEEGLEWRSLVGLVVAALVYSAGLWLIIWAFPAAPFPAFLLGAVLASTLFLSFIGFSLRRTNVLETSLVLFYVAYSAWISAAEGAMEPRQYGSSWLSHDWAVPKSVSAPNVNTLAHIAYGNLFDSLWHVSLSLPPHLLLSLIYRVVVLHFAARIVPVIRKSTGWDGESDAVPNFWDGRSLGEEPANMRITTIVLSYRRPILIAVYTHLLLLDAGSQTWWRWINITLFLAVWSLELLLDADDDAESSVGRWKVE; this comes from the exons ATGGTGCTCTCACTGGCCCTCGCCTACATAGGGGGCATGGCCACCTTCTCCCAGGTCTTCCTATCCTTGCCCAtggcgctcgacctgctaG GCCCGCCAtcgttcctcctcctctcgctcctcTTCACGCTCCACCACTTCCTGTACAGCACACTGAGGCTACTGTGCAAGAACACgatcctcgcgccgctcatcttcctcctctcgctcctctcCCCCGTCATCTCGGGCGCCTgcgtcctcctcaccctctACTACTACCTCTACCCCCCGCAGGCGGGCAACACGGCCGGGCAcatcctcgtcaacgtcCTGCCATACCTGTACGCGTCGATCCTCCGATGGGTCTCGCCCCTCTTCACGCTCCTCGAGGGCATCTCGACGCTGCTGGTCATCCAGgtcgtcggccgagtcggcaAGGGCTGGGcagatgacgacgagaaggaggagggacTGGAAtggcgctcgctcgtcggcctcgtcgtcgcagcaCTCGTCTACTCGGCTGGTCTGTGGCTCATCATCTGG gccttccccgccgccccgttccccgccttcctcctcggcgcggtcctCGCCTCGACCCTCTTCCTCAGCTTCATCGGCTTCTCGCTCCGGCGTACGAATGTGCTCGAGACGAGTCTGGTACTCTTCTACGTGGCCTACTCGGCGTGGATCTCAGCGGCTGAGGGCGCGATGGA GCCTCGGCAGTACGGCTCGAGCTGGCTGAGCCACGATTGGGCTGTGCCCAAGTCAGTTTCGGCGCCCAACGTCAACACGCTTGCGCACATTGCCTACGGCAACCTGTTCGACTCGTTATGGCATGTGTCGCTTTCCCTGCCGCCACATCTCCTGCTCTCGCTCATCTACCGTGTTGTGGTCCTCCACTTCGCTGCCCGCATCGTGCCCGTCATTCGCAAGTCTACAGGGTGGGacggcgagtcggacgcCGTGCCAAACTTCTGGGACGGCAGAAGTCTTGGCGAGGAGCCtgcg AACATGCGTATCACGACCATTGTCCTGTCATACCGCCGGCCCATCCTCATCGCGGTCTACACCCACCTGTTGC tcctcgacgccggctcCCAAACATGGTGGCGCTGGATCAACATCACCCTCTTCCTTGCCGTCTGGAGCCTGGAGCTCCTCttggacgccgacgacgacgcggagaGCAGCGTTGGACGATGGAAGGTCGAGTAG
- the DUS1L gene encoding tRNA-dihydrouridine(16/17) synthase [NAD(P)(+)]-like — translation MTVNAFERVEPLHEKLGGYDFYKSIGSPQYVVAPMVDQSELAWRLLSKSPLPEDMAGPSTKITPEGSSTTYTRYVGGAHLSYTPMIHSMVFNSSRGNGADTLFNLSTDEEGSHETLVGVEGGDRPLFAQFCANDPEVLLEAALKVQDRVDAVDINLGCPQGIAKKGHYGSFLQDEWELIHSLISTLHKNLKVPVTAKFRVFPDVEKTVRYAQMLEAAGAQILTCHGRTREMKGQLTGVADWEQIAAVKKAVKVPVFANGNILYREDVDACLEQTGVDGVMSAEGNLHNPAVFMPADHEHAYTSSLFLARRYLDIVDSLETPTLGSAVKAHMFRLLKPTLDRHREVREQITATGMDEDGRTTAYRALLDKIEALCAADEPKLSVKASTIDKGTGYRPLPYWVSQPYIRGRMEEIAKGEFMPNKLATATEQATKRPANHVDSCKGTAWKCGATAAAKCANTMCLTHCRAHNAVLGGMDPEEANKLAQGGGLVGQGCADHEEKVLAREKRKREQAVLKGQKRARRRGEYGTEALETR, via the exons atgacGGTCAACGCGtttgagcgcgtcgagccacTGCACGAGAAGCTTGGCGGCTACGACTTCTACAAGAGCATCGGAAGCCCGCAGTATGTCGTCGCACCAATGGTCGACCAGAGCGAGTTG GCTTGGCGACTGCTTTCCAAGTCCCCACTTCCAGAGGACATGGCTGGCCCGTCGACCAAGATCACACCCGAGGGCTCGTCCACCACATACACGCGATACGTGGGCGGCGCTCACCTGTCCTACACGCCGATGATCCACTCTATGGTGTTCAACAGCTCGCGCGGGAACGGTGCCGACACGCTCTTCAACCTgtcgaccgacgaggaggggtCGCACGAGACcctggtcggcgtcgagggtggTGACCGCCCGTTGTTCGCCCAGTTCTGCGCCAACGACCccgaggtcctcctcgaggctgCGCTCAAGGTGCaggaccgcgtcgacgccgtcgacatcaACCTCGGCTGCCCCCAGGGCATTGCCAAGAAGGGGCACTACGGCAGCTTCCTCCAGGACGAGTGGGAGCTGATCCACTCGCTCATCTCGACGCTCCACAAGAACCTCAAGGTACCTGTCACCGCCAAGTTCCGCGTGTTCCCCGACGTCGAGAAGACGGTGCGCTACGCGCAgatgctcgaggcggccggcgcccaGATCCTCACGTGCCACGGTCGCACGCGCGAGATGAAGGGCCAGCTCACTGGTGTCGCGGACTGGGAGCAGATCGCGGCGGTCAAGAAGGCAGTCAAGGTCCCCGTCTTCGCCAACGGCAATATCCTCTACCGCGAGGACGTGGACGCATGTCTCGAGCAgaccggcgtcgacggcgtcatgTCCGCCGAAGGCAACCTGCACAACCCGGCAGTCTTCATGCCTGCCGACCACGAGCACGCGTACACCTCTAGCCTGTTCCTCGCCCGCCGAtacctcgacattgtcgactcgctcgagaCGCCGACCTTGGGATCGGCGGTGAAGGCGCACATGTTCCGCCTGCTCAAGCCAACCCTCGACCGGCACCGCGAAGTGCGCGAGCAGATCACGGCGACGggcatggacgaggacggacgGACGACGGCCTACCGCGCGCTCCTGGACAAGATCGAGGCGCTGTGtgcggccgacgagccgaaGCTGTCCGTCAAGGCGAGCACGATCGACAAGGGGACAGGGTACAGGCCCCTTCCTTACTGGGTGTCGCAGCCGTACATCCGCGGCCGGATGGAGGAAatcgccaagggcgagtTCATGCCCAACaagctggcgacggcgaccgagCAGGCGACAAAGCGCCCGGCCAACCACGTCGACTCGTGCAAGGGCACGGCGTGGAAGTGCGGGGCtaccgccgctgccaagtGCGCGAACACGATGTGTCTCACGCACTGCCGCGCGCACAACGCAGTGCTGGGCGGCATGGACCCCGAGGAGGCGAACAAGCTCGCGCAGGGCGGTGGATTGGTGGGCCAGGGATGTGCCGACCACGAGGAGAAGGTGCTCGCGAGGGAGAAGCGGaagcgcgagcaggcggtGCTCAAGGGGCAGAAgcgggcacgtcggcgcggcgagtacggcaccgaggcgctGGAGACGAGATGA